A DNA window from Chiroxiphia lanceolata isolate bChiLan1 chromosome W unlocalized genomic scaffold, bChiLan1.pri scaffold_51_arrow_ctg1, whole genome shotgun sequence contains the following coding sequences:
- the LOC116781525 gene encoding olfactory receptor 14J1-like translates to MSNSSSMPQFLLLAFADRRELQLLHFWLFLAISLAALLANGLILSAVACDHHLHTPMGFFLLNLSLTDLGCICTTVPKAMHNSLWDTTTISYTGCAAQLFFFVFYMSAEFSLLTIMCYDRYVAICKPLHYGTLLGSRACAHMAAAAWTTGFLNSLLHTANTFSLPLCQGNALGQFFCEIPHILKLSCSHSGYLREISLLAVCGFLFLVCFVFIVFSYVQIFRAVLRIPSEQGRHKALSTCLPHLGVVSLFLSTGMFSYLKPPSISSPSLDLVVAVLYSVVPPALNPLIYSLRNQELMDAIRKMKTTCF, encoded by the coding sequence atgtccaacagcagctccatgccccagttcctcctcctggcatttgcagacaggagggagctgcagctcctgcacttctggctcttcctggccatctccctggctgccctcctggccaacggcctcatcctcagcgccgtagcctgtgaccaccacctgcacacccccatgggcttcttcctgctcaacctctccctcacagacctgggctgcatctgcaccactgtccccaaagccatgcacaattccctctgggacaccacaaccatctcctacacaggatgtgctgcacagctctttttctttgtattctACATGTCAGCagagttttccctcctcaccatcatgtgctacgaccgctacgttgccatctgcaaacccctgcactacgggaccctcctgggcagcagagcttgtgcccacatggcagcagctgcctggacCACTGGCTTTCTCAattctctgctgcacacagccaatacattttccctgcccctgtgccagggcaatgccctgggccagttcttctgtgaaatcccacacatcctcaagctctcctgctcacactcaggcTACCTCAGGGAAATTAGCCTTCTTGcagtttgtggttttctttttttagtgtgctttgttttcattgttttctcctatgtgcagatcttcagggctgtgctgaggatcccctctGAGCAGGGACGGCACAAAGCCCTTTCCAcgtgcctccctcacctgggTGTGGTCTCCCTATTTCTCAGCACTGGCATGTTTTCCTACTTGaagcccccctccatctcctccccgTCCCTGGACCTGGTGGTGGCAGTTCTATACTCGGTGgtgcctccagcactgaaccccCTCATCTACAGCCTCAGGAACCAGGAGCTCATGGATGCCATACGGAAAATGAAGACTACATGTTTTTGA